Proteins encoded in a region of the Solanum dulcamara chromosome 9, daSolDulc1.2, whole genome shotgun sequence genome:
- the LOC129903814 gene encoding acylsugar acyltransferase 3-like, with amino-acid sequence MEESTIISKKMIKPSSPTSSSLRRHNFSFLDQVNCFEYIPMASFYSKPQNYNINQISDILEKSLSKVLSFYYPFAGKIMDNKYVDCNDQGVEYLNVQINCPMSQVLNNPYVEALDVVFPQDLPWNTTSLDRSALVVQLTHFNCGGLAVSVCISHKIADGYSIGQFLKDWASTTRDDQLDFKPSPWFGANSLFPSKLDDPPIVNGITREPQRLSKAYHFSSSNLGRLKDMVVATNSGVVHNPTSIEVATALVHKCAVVSSSTLLSTDENHPPTTTSMFKPSLLWHVMNLRPPLPLNAIGNGTYYFTAIATSEDEIQVPNFVDQLGKAKQHVKDMLKDININELGSRALEESKVAKNIMADDEYYLCSSFRNFGLYTIDFGWGRPIRVTPASHPRKKTLIFLDDPNGDGLNVLITLTQHHMLLFQNSKDLLEFASPIGISQNII; translated from the coding sequence atggaggaatcaacaattATTTCCAAAAAGATGATTAAGCCATCTTCCCCTACCTCTTCTTCCCTTAGACGTCAcaatttttctttccttgatcaaGTTAATTGTTTTGAATATATCCCAATGGCCTCCTTTTACTCCAAACCTCAAAATTATAACATAAACCAAATCTCagacattcttgaaaaatcccTTTCCAAAGtattatccttttattatcCCTTTGCGGGAAAAATCATGGATAATAAATATGTTGATTGCAATGACCAAGGTGTTGAGTATTTAAATGTCCAAATCAATTGTCCAATGTCTCAAGTTCTCAACAATCCCTATGTTGAAGCTCTAGATGTAGTCTTCCCACAAGATTTGCCTTGGAATACTACTTCCTTGGACCGAAGTGCACTTGTGGTCCAATTAACCCACTTTAATTGTGGTGGACTGGCAGTCAGCGTATGCATATCACACAAGATTGCTGATGGATATAGTATAGGTCAATTCCTTAAAGATTGGGCTTCCACAACTCGAGATGATCAGTTGGATTTCAAACCATCTCCTTGGTTTGGTGCAAATTCTCTATTCCCATCAAAATTAGATGACCCTCCAATTGTAAACGGAATAACTCGTGAACCTCAACGATTATCAAAAGCGTATCATTTCTCATCCTCTAATTTGGGTAGGCTCAAAGATATGGTTGTTGCAACGAATTCAGGAGTAGTACATAATCCAACTAGCATTGAAGTTGCCACAGCACTTGTTCATAAATGCGCAGTAgtatcatcatcaacattattATCAACCGATGAAAATCATCCTCCTACTACTACTAGCATGTTTAAACCATCTCTATTGTGGCATGTAATGAACTTACGTCCACCATTGCCCCTAAACGCCATTGGAAATGGTACTTATTACTTTACCGCAATAGCAACAAGTGAAGATGAGATACAAGTGCCAAACTTTGTTGATCAACTAGGAAAGGCTAAACAACATGTTAAGGACATGTTGAAGGACATAAATATAAATGAGCTAGGCTCGCGCGCTCTTGAAGAATCCAAAGTGGCTAAAAACATAATGGCGGATGATGAATATTATTTGTGCTCAAGCTTTCGCAATTTCGGGTTATACACGATTGATTTTGGATGGGGTAGGCCCATAAGAGTGACTCCTGCATCACATCCAAGGAAGAAGACACTTATTTTCTTGGATGACCCAAATGGAGATGGTTTAAATGTACTCATCACTTTAACTCAACATCATATGTTACTATTTCAGAATAGCAAAGACCTCTTGGAATTTGCTTCTCCAATTGGAATAagtcaaaatattatataa
- the LOC129903815 gene encoding zeatin O-xylosyltransferase-like, whose translation MDFIIMQHVHNNFCSGNLYYTCKEIEGPYLDVHARFDRLLGRGTKQWAIGPLLPITTINDVDDQKNMIHRHEYLKWLDKQEPNSVLLVSFGTTTSLSIEQIKELAIGLETSQQKFIWIVSDVLLKECEQVQIPKGYEERVQGRGVVVKDWAPQLEILGHSAIGGFLTHCGWNSILESVTMGIPLSIWPMVFDHPRIAVLVTNVLKIGIKVKDWERRDELITSTTIETAIRKLMGSPEGNEVKKNIVDLGKKVRQSINVGGDSKKAMDSFIAHFTRS comes from the coding sequence atggacttcattataatGCAACATGTGCATAACAATTTCTGCTCTGGAAACCTCTACTACACATGCAAGGAGATTGAGGGACCTTATCTCGATGTTCATGCAAGGTTCGATAGGTTACTAGGAAGAGGCACCAAGCAATGGGCTATTGGTCCATTACTTCCAATCACGACCATTAATGATGTTGATGATCAAAAAAACATGATCCATCGTCATGAGTATTTGAAATGGCTAGACAAACAAGAACCAAACTCGGTATTATTAGTGTCATTTGGCACAACAACATCCTTATCCATAGAACAAATCAAAGAGCTTGCTATCGGATTGGAAACGAGTCAACAAAAGTTCATTTGGATAGTGAGTGACGTGTTGTTAAAAGAATGTGAACAAGTCCAAATTCCCAAAGGTTACGAAGAGAGAGTACAAGGAAGAGGAGTCGTGGTGAAGGATTGGGCACCCCAATTGGAAATCTTGGGGCACTCAGCAATAGGAGGATTCTTGACTCATTGCGGGTGGAATTCTATTTTGGAGTCTGTTACTATGGGAATTCCATTATCCATATGGCCTATGGTTTTTGACCATCCGAGGATTGCAGTGCTCGTCACAAATGTACTCAAAATTGGCATCAAGGTGAAGGATTGGGAGCGACGTGATGAGTTAATTACATCCACAACTATTGAGACCGCGATAAGAAAATTGATGGgttcaccggaaggaaatgagGTGAAGAAGAATATTGTAGATTTGGGTAAAAAAGTTAGACAATCCATCAATGTTGGTGGCGATTCTAAGAAAGCAATGGATTCTTTCATTGCTCACTTTACTAGATCCTAG